TTTCACGCGGCGCTCTTCGAGCTCCTCGGCCGTACCCGGCGTGCTCGTCGCGAACGCTTCCTTCAGTAGCGCCTTTTCCTTGGCGCGACGATCGCGCACCTTGGATTTGCCCGGTGCAGCCGGTGCTGCTGCAGGCTGCTCGTCGCTCTGATTTGCGTCGTCTTCGACGGATACTTCGTTCAGCTTTTTGGTCATGGAGTTCGCCGTACCGGCTATATCGACTCGCGGCTGCTGGACGACAGCCGGTTGAACCGTGGGTGCATGAGTAGTACGTACTGCCGTTTCGTCCGCGGCGGCAGTCGTGTCCCTTGCGCTTTTCGCACTTGCCCGCTTCGCCGCCGGCTTGGCCGGCCCGGAGTCGGGTCTGGCGGCAGCCCGTGTTCTGGCTGCCGGAGCCGGCGCAGCCTGAGCAGTGCCGGCCACGGTTTTCTTTCCTGCAGGGGCTGACGTGGCTGAAGACGTTGTCCTGGTGGAAGAAGCAGACTTGGCCGCTGTGACCTTTTTGGTCGGCTCCGTCGAGCCCTTGCCTGCTGCTTTCTTTCCGCCTGTCGTCTTTGCCATCGCGATTCTCGCCTCTGCTTAGAAAACAAACCGCTGGAAACCTTATATTATAGCACGCAGGGGAACCCTCTCTAAGCTCCCCGGCCGCCTACAGCCCGAGCCGACGCTTCATGTCGGTTCGCTGCTGGTTCAATTCCGTCAATTCGGCCAATTCCTCGGGTGTGAAGGTGGATTGCCGCGCCAGCCTGTCAAGCCGGTCGCAGCAGGCGTCGTAACGCATCTTGAGCACCGCCGCCTGCAGTTCCTCCCCCGCGATCCGTTCCTGTTCACGCTGCCGCTCGGGCACCGTCTCGTCTTCCGGATTCTGTAACAGCAAGTCGCGGACGTTTTCATCATAGTCCAGAATTTCGCGGAAGATTTCCTCGTAAGTCGCTCCATTCGAGGACGTCCGCAGGACATCCGACAGCAGCCGGAACTCCGCGCCGTCGCCCAGCGCGCGCGCATGATCGACGACTTCCGCGAACAGTTCGCCGATGCGCGGCAACGCGCGCAGGGTCGCAAGCTGTTCGTCGTCGAGCTGCGACGCGATGCGCGGATGCATCACCAGCGTGCGCAGCGCACGCTTTTCGCTGTCCGTCACGCGGCGGCGCTCGCTGCGCGGGGGCGCCTGGCGCGGCGGTGCCGCGATCCGCGTATCGACGTCGGACAGCCCTGCGACCTCTTCGAACGGAATATCGAGGCGGTCAGCGAACATGTGCATGATCTGCGCGCGCAACGCATTCGCGGGCAGCGCCTGCAACAACGGCTTCGCGTCGAACAGCGCCTTCGCGCGGCCTTCCGGCTGATCGAGCGCCTTGCCGGAAATTGCTTCGTTCAGCAGAAATTGTGACAACGGCATCGCGCGTTCGACCTGCTGGGAGAACGCCTCCTCGCCGAACTCGCGCACATAGCTGTCCGGATCGTGCTCGGCCGGCAGAAAAAGGAACCGGATCGTGCGGTTGTCCCCTGCATGCGGCAGGCAGGCCTCGAGCGCGCGCCGAGCCGCACGCCGCCCGGCCGAATCGCCGTCGAAACTGAAAATGACGGTATCGGTCTGGCGCAGCAACTTCTGCACATGAATCGGCGTGCATGCGGTGCCGAGCGTCGCGACCGCGTTCGGGAACCCGAGCTGCGCGAGCGCGACGACGTCCATGTAGCCTTCGACGACCAGCACGTACTTGCGCTCGCGAATCGCGAGCCGCGCCTCGAACAGGCCGTACAGTTCGCTGCCCTTGTTGAACAGCGGGGTTTCAGGCGAATTCAAATACTTCGGCTCACCGCTGCCGAGCACGCGCCCGCCGAAGCCGATCACCTGCCCCTTCACGTTGCGGATCGGGAACATGATCCGCTCGCGGAACCGGTCGTAGCGGCGCGCTGCGCCCTGCGCATCGGTCTTCTCGCTGACGATCACGAGCCCCGACTCGACGAGCGACTCGTCGCGATAGTCCGGGAACGCGGCTTCGAGATTCTGCCAGCCGTCCGGCGCATAGCCGAGCCCGAAGCGCGCGGCGATCTCGCCGGTCAAGCCACGGTTCTTCAGGTACTGGATCGCGACGGTTGCGCCCCGCAACTGCTTGCGGTAGTAGTCGCACGCCGCGGTCATCGCGTCGGACAACGCGGTCGCGACCGATTTCGACACCGGCGCCGGATAGTCGCCGCCGCCCCCACCACCGCCGCGCATCGACGGCTCGTGCGGCACGGTCAGCCCGACGGATTGCGCGAGATCCTGCACCGCCTCCGGGAACGTAAGCCCCGCGTGTTCCATCAGGAAGCCGATCGCCGTGCCGTGAGCCCCGCAACCGAAGCAGTGATAGAACTGCTTGGTCGGGCTGACGGTAAACGACGGGCTCTTTTCGTTATGGAACGGGCACAGCCCCATGAAATTGGCGCCGCCCTTCTTGAGCTGCACGTACTTGCCCACCACGTCGACGATATCGACGCGGTTCAGCAAGTCCTGCAGGAACGAATGCGGAATCACCGTGGGATCGAGCGAAAAAAAGACAATACGACACCCCGGCGCACGCACTGCGCGCCGGGGAAACGGGTGTTACTTCGTGAGCGCGGCCTTGACCAGCGCGGAAATGGCCGTCATATCGGCACGGCCGGCGAGCTTGCCCTTCAGCACGCCCATCACCTTGCCCATGTCCTGCGGGCCGGCGGCGCCCGTCTGCGCGACCGCTGCCTGGACTTCGGCGGCCACCTCGGCCTCCGACAGCTGCTCGGGCATGTAGCCGCCCAGCACGACCAGTTCGGCCTGCTCCTTCGCGACGAGGTCGTCACGGCCGGCTGCCTGGAACTGGCTGATCGAATCCTTGCGCTGCTTGATCATCTTGTCGATCACGGCCGTGATGCCCGCGTCGTCGAGGGTGATCTGGTCGTCGACTTCGCGCTGCTTGATCGCGGCCATCAGCAGGCGAATCGTTGCCAGGCGCTCGCTTTCCTTCGCGCGCATCGCGGCCTTCATGTCTTCGCTGATCTGCTCTTTCAAACTCATCTTTCACCCGGGAAGGAAATGTGAATCCGACGCCCGCCAAAAGGGCGTCAACACAAAAACCCGCTTGGGACAGTGTCTCAAGCGGGTTGCTCGAATCCGGCATCGGCGGCTCGCCTGATCGGTCGCACGATCATGCTCGATCTTTCGCGATCACCCGATCGCACGGAGTCGCCGGTGCGCCGCTCAGCGAACCGCGCGGCGCCCAATCGTTCAGTACAGCTTCTTCGGCAGCGTCTGGCTGCGAATACGCTTGTAATGACGCTTCACTGCAGCAGCCTTCTTGCGCTTGCGCTCTGCGGTCGGCTTCTCGTAAAACTCTCGCGCACGAAGCTCGGTCAACAGACCATTCTTCTCGATCGTGCGCTTGAAGCGACGCATTGCAACTTCGAACGGCTCGTTCTCTTTAACGCGAATGATCGTCATGATCCGACACGAATAAAGGATTGCAGGGAAAGGCTACCGAGTATAGCAGAGCGATTGCCTAAAGGCACGGGGCCTGATCCCGCCAAAACGGCGCCGGCCCGGCCCCGTCAGGCACCGCGCGAATACTCCGCCGCGGCTTGTCCGGCCGCCGTGCCGGACGCCCACGCCCACTGGAAGTTGTAGCCGCCGAGCCAGCCCGTCACGTCCACCGCCTCGCCGACGAAGAACAGCCCCGGGACGCGCGCGCTCATCATCGCCGCCGACGACAGGTCGCGCGTATCGACCCCGCCCTTCGTCACTTCGGCCTTCTTGTAGCCCTCGGTGCCGTTCGGCGTCAGCGTCCAGCCCGACAGCGCGTCGCCGACCTGGCGCAGCGTCTTGTCGGGCAGGTCCGCGAGCCGCGCGTCGGCCGCGACGCGGTGGGTGTCGAGCCACGCATGCGCGAGGCGCGACGGCACCCAGTCCGCGAGCAGCGAACCGATCTGGCGCTTTGACGTGCGTTTCGCGTCGAGCAGGTCGGCCACCGTGTCGCGCTGCGGCAACAGATCGACGCGGATCGGGTCGCCAGGCTGCCAGTAACTCGAGATCTGCAGGATCCCGGGCCCGGACAGGCCGCGATGGGTCAGCAGCAGGTCCTCGACGAATTCGCCGCCGCGCTTCTTGTCGCCGGTCGATACGCGCACCTCGAGCGACACGCCGGACAATGCCGCGAACGGCTCCCAGTCCTGCTGCGCGAACGTCAACGGCACGAGCGCGGGCCGCGTATCGATGAGCTTGTGACCGAACTGCTTGGCGATCCGGTAGCCGAAGTCGGTTGCGCCGATCTTCGGGATCGACAGGCCGCCGGTCGCGATGATCAGTGCGCGCGCACTGATCGTCCCCGCCTGCTGCGTGTCGAGCGTGAAACCGTCGGCCGGCGCGTGGCGCACCGCGTCGACGACGACCGGCCGGCGCCACGCAATACCGCCCGCATCGCACTCGTGCTTCAGCACGTCGATGATCGCGTCGCTGCCGTGGTCGCAAAAGAGCTGGCCCTTGTGCTTTTCGTGCCAGGTCACGTGATGGCGCTTAAGCAGCCCGAGGAAGTCACGCGGCGTATAGCGCGCCAGTGCCGAGCGCGCGAAATGCGGATTCGACGACAGGTAGTTGTCGGGGCCGGCGTACAGGTTCGTGAAGTTGCAGCGGCCGCCGCCCGAGATGCGGATCTTCTCGGCGAGCCGCGGCGCGTGATCGATCAGCACGACGCGGCGGCCGAGCTGCCCGGCAACCGCGGCGCTCATCATCCCGGCGGCGCCCGCGCCGATCACGGCGATGTCATAAGTTTCCATGGCGCGGATTGTACCTGCCCGGCATCGGGCCCGGGCCTTGGCCAGCGGCAGCAGGCCCTCGCCTGCTATACTTTCCGGTTACGTTGACCTTCCTGCGGCGCGCCCGATACGGCGTGCCCTGCCCGTACCCATGCTCGTTCTCGGCATCGAAAGCTCCTGTGACGAAACCGGCCTCGCGCTCTACGACACGCAGCGCGGCCTGCTCGCGCACGCGCTCCACTCGCAGATCGCCATGCACCGCGAATACGGCGGCGTCGTGCCCGAGCTCGCGTCGCGCGACCACATCCGCCGCGCGCTGCCGCTGCTCGAAGAGGTAATGGCGCAAAGCGGCACGCGCCGCGACGACATCGATGCGATCGCATTCACGCAGGGCCCCGGCCTTGCCGGCGCACTGCTGGTCGGCGCGAGCATCGCGAATGCGCTCGCGCTCGCCTGGAACAAGCCGACCGTCGGCATCCATCACCTCGAAGGCCACCTGCTGTCGCCACTGCTCGTCGACCAGCCGCCGCCATTCCCGTTTGTCGCGCTGCTGGTATCCGGCGGCCATACGCAATTGATGCGCGTAACCGACGTCGGCGTATACGAGACGCTCGGCGAAACGCTCGACGACGCGGCCGGCGAAGCGTTCGACAAGACGGCCAAGCTGATCGGCCTCGGCTACCCGGGCGGCCCGGAAGTGTCGAAGCTCGCCGAAACCGGCACGCCGGGTGCGGTCGTACTGCCGCGCCCGATGCTGCATTCGGGCGACCTCGACTTCAGCTTCAGCGGCTTGAAGACGGCCGTGCTCACGCAGATGAAGAAGTTCGAAGCGGCGAAGCTCGAAGGTGAAGCGCTCGAACGCGCGAAGGCCGATCTCGCACGCGGCTTCGTCGACGCGGCTGTCGACGTGCTCGTCGCCAAGTCGCTCGCCGCGCTGAAGAAGACGAAGCTCAAGCGCCTCGTGGTCGCGGGCGGTGTCGGCGCGAACCGCCAGTTGCGTGCTGCGCTGTCGGCCGCCGCGGCCAAGCGCGGCTTCGATGTGCACTACCCCGATCTCGCACTCTGCACCGACAACGGCGCGATGATCGCGCTCGCAGGCGCATTGCGGCTCGGCCGCTGGCCCGAGCAGGCAAATGCCGACTACGCATTCACGGTGAAGCCGCGCTGGGATCTCGCATCGCTCGCGCGCTGAGCCATGCGACGCGACGCAACGTCGCACCGGCAAACAAAAAGGCCGCTCGTTCGAGCGGCCTTTTTTATCGGCGCGACAAAACGCCGCGGCGTTATGCAGCTTGCCGCTTGTCGCGTTCGATCAGCGCATACGCGCTGTGATTGTGGATCGACTCGAAGTTCTCGGCTTCGAGCACGTACGCCGCCACACGCTCGTCGGCGTCGAGACGCTGCGCGACGTCACGCACGAGATCCTCGACGAACTTCGGGTTCTCGTACGCACGCTCGGTGACGAACTTCTCGTCCGGACGCTTCAGCAGGCCCCACAGCTCGCACGACGCCTCTTCTTCCGCGATGCGGATCAGTGCCTCGACCGGCAGGTCGGCCGCGAGCTCCGCGTCGATCGTCACGTGCGAGCGCTGGTTGTGCGCGCCGTACTGCGAGATCTTCTTCGAGCATGGGCACAGGCTCGTCACGGGCACGAGCACCTTCAGGAACAGGCGCGTGTCGCCGTTGCGGCTTTCGCCCGCGAGCGTCACTTCATAGTCGAGCAGGCTCTGCACGCCCGACACCGGCGCCGTCTTGTTCACGAAGTACGGGAACGTGACTTCGATGCGACCGGCCTCGGCCTCCAGCTTCTCGAGCATCGATGCGAGCATCGCGCGAAAACGCTCGACCGTCAGCGGCGCACGGTTCTCTTCGAGCAGCGCGACGAAGCGCGACATGTGCGTGCCCTTCTGGTCGGCCGGCAGGCGGACATCGAGGTTCCAGACACCGACGGTCGGCTGCACGTCGCCGCTTTCGGTACACACCGTCAACGGATGCCGGACCGCCTTCACGCCCACGCGCTGAATCGGAATCTGGCGGGTATCCACCGTGCTCTGCACGTCGGGCATCACGAAGGCGGGATTCATCTGGTTCATCTTGTTCAATCCTTGTAAGCCGCGCGTTCGACGACGCGCACGCCGCGTCATGCGGCAGCCGGAAAAGCAACATGGGCCCGCAGGCCCATGTTTTCCGCATCAATGAAGACCGGTTGCGCCAGTCGCACCGGCACCGCCCGCGGGCGGCGCCAGCTTATGCGACGCGCTTCGCCTGACCGGCGACGTCAGCCGCCGGATTCAGAAAGCGTTCGCGAATCGATTTCGCGATACCCGCGCCGTCGAGGCCGCATTGCGACAGCAGCTTCGCGGGGTCGCCGTGATCGATGAACAGGTCAGGGAGGCCCAATTGTAGTACGGGTCGGATAACCCCACTCTCCATCAGGGCTTCCACGCAGGCCGAGCCCGCGCCACCCATCACGCAGCCTTCCTCGACCGTGACGAGGTAGTCGTGCGTCTCGGCGAGTTCACGCACGAGCGCCGCATCGACCGGCTTCACGAAGCGCATGTTCGCGACGGTTGCATCGAGTTCCTCGGCCGCGGCGAGCGACGGTGCGACCATCGTGCCGAACGCGAGGATCGCAACGCGCTTGCCTTCCGGCTGCGACGTCTGGCGACGCACTTCACCCTTGCCGAGCGGGATCTCGGTGAATTCCTTCACCGTCGGCACGCCCGTGCCCGCGCCACGCGGATAGCGCACCGCGGTCGGGTTCGGCTGCTGCAGCGCCGTGTGCAGCATCTGGCGACATTCGTTCTCGTCGGACGCCGCCATGATCGTCATGTTCGGGATGCAGCGCATGAACGCGAGATCGTACGCGCCCGCGTGCGTCGCACCGTCCGCGCCGACGAGGCCCGCGCGGTCGATCGCGAACACGACCGGCAGGTTTTGCAGCGCGACGTCGTGGATCAGCTGGTCGTAAGCACGCTGCAGGAACGTCGAGTAGATCGCGACGACCGGCTTGAGGCCTTCGGTTGCCATGCCGCCCGCGAACGTCACCGCGTGCTGCTCGGCGATGCCGACGTCGTAGTAGCGATCCTTGAAGCGCTTCTCGAACTCGACCATGCCCGAGCCTTCGCGCATCGCGGGCGTGATGCCGACGACGCGCGTATCGCGCTCGGCTTCATCGCACAGCCACTCGCCGAACACCTGCGTGTACGTCTTCTTCGCAGGCGTGGTCGACGGCTTGATGCCTTCGGCCGGGTTGAACTTGCCGGGGCCGTGATAGAGCACGGGATCTGCTTCGGCGAGCTTGTAGCCCTGGCCCTTCTTCGTCACCACGTGCAAGAACTGCGGACCGCGCAGTTCGCGGATGTTCTGCAGCGTCGGGATCAGCGAATCGAGATCGTGACCGTCGATCGGGCCGATGTAGTTGAAGCCGAACTCTTCGAACAGCGTGGCCGGCACGACCATGCCCTTCGCATGCTCTTCGAGCTTGCGTGCAAGTTCGAGCACCGGCGGTGCAACGCTCAGCACGCGCTCGACGCCCGCGCGCGCAGCCGCATAGAAGCGGCCCGACATCAGGCGTGCGAGATGGCGATTCAGCGCGCCGACCGGCGGCGAGATCGACATGTCGTTGTCGTTCAGGATCACGAGCACTTTCGCGTCTTCCGACACGCCCGCGTTGTTCATCGCCTCGAACGCCATGCCGGCCGTCATCGCGCCGTCGCCGATCACGGCGATCGAGAAGCGGTCGTCGCCGTTCAGCTGACTGCCGATCGCCATGCCGAGCGCGGCCGAGATCGACGTGCTCGAGTGCGCGGTGCCGAACGTGTCGTATTCGGATTCGCTGCGACGCGGGAAGCCCGAAATACCGTCCTGCTGGCGCAGCGAATGCATCTGGTCGCGGCGGCCCGTCAGGATCTTGTGCGGGTAGGTCTGGTGGCCCACGTCCCAGACGATCCGATCGTTCGGCGTGTTGAACACGTAGTGCAACGCGATCGTCAGCTCGACCGTCCCGAGGTTGGACGACAAATGGCCGCCCGTCTTCGACACACTGTCGAGCACGAACGCGCGCAGTTCATCCGCGAGCGGTTGAAGTTGGCGACGATCGAGGCGGCGCAAATCCGCCGGGTCGTCGATGGTTTTCAGCAAGTCGTACATCGTCGTTCCATTGTAGGAAATCAAACGCGCCCGCATTCTGTTGCACGCACCGTAGCATGTGCGCGGCGGCGGGCTTTCGCGTCAGCTGACCCGGTTCACTACCAGGTCGGCAAGTTCGGCGAGACGCTGTGCGCGTGCGCCGAACGGTTTCAGCGCGTCGTGCGCTTCGGTGCGCAGTTGCGCTGCGAGCTCGCGCGACGCCTCGAGGCCGAGGATCGATACATAGGTCGGCTTGTCATTCGCCGCATCCTTGCCGGCCGTCTTGCCGAGCGTCGCCGAATCGGTCGTGACGTCGAGAATGTCGTCGACGACCTGGAAGGCCAGACCCACGGCCCCCGCGTACACATCGAGCGCAGCCATCGTTTCCGCGGACGGCGTCTCGCCGGCCAGCGCGCCCATCCGCACGGCCGCGCGCAGCAGTGCGCCCGTCTTCATCCGGTGCATCGTCTCGAGCTGCTCGCGCGTCAGCTTGAGGCCGACGCTCGCCAGGTCGATCGCCTGCCCGCCGGCCATGCCGATCGAGCCGCTTGCCAGCGCCAGCTCGCGCACGAGCGCGGCCTGCTGCACCGGCGACAGCGCAGCGGCGTCGGTCAGCGCGACGAATGCCTGCGACTGCAGCGCGTCACCGACCAGCAGTGCCGTCGGCTCGTCGTACTGCACGTGCACGGTCGGCTTGCCGCGACGCAGCGCGTCGTCGTCCATGCACGGCATGTCGTCGTGCACGAGCGAGTAGACGTGGATCATCTCCAGCGCCGCTGCCGCTGCATTTCGCGCTGCTTCCGTCGCGCCGGTCAGTTCGCCTGCTGCATGGCACAGCAGCGGGCGAACGCGTTTGCCGCCGCCGAGGACTGCATAGCGCATCGCCTCGTGGAGTTTCTCCGGCACCGCGGTTTCAGCGGGCAAATAGTGGCCGAGTGCGTCCTCGACACGGTCAAGCACAGACCGCATCCATTGTTCGAATGTCATAGATCGTCGTCTTCGCCGTCCGTGGCGGCCGTTCCGGACGAAAGCGGCTTCAGCGTCGCGCCGTCGAGCACGCGAACCTGCTGCTCCACTTTCTCGAGCTGCTGTTGGCAAAACGCAACGAGGGTCGCACCGCGGCGATACGCCGTCAGTGAATCCTCGAGGCTCAACGCGCCGCCTTCCATCCGGGCAACCAGCGTCTCGAGTTCCGCGAGCGCCATCTCGTAATTGTCCGGCAACGGTTCGGTGCCATTGCCGGGCGGCGTGGCGCCTGGGGATGCGGTTTTCGCCATGGACGAGGGTGTCAAATTTCAAAACAAGTCGGACATTCTACGGCAAAAGAGAATTTTCCGACCTGCCGTCGTGGGCACCCGGCACATATTCCGGCCCCACCTTCGACACACATTGTGCGCCTCCCGATTGTCGCCCGACAAAAAATTGACACAAATCAGGCACTTAATCCTAGCCTTGCGAGGCGAACCGGGTATAATTCCCCGTTTCCCTAAATCGATTTTTCGATGGTTGGGTTGTTCACTGCTTTCACGCTAACACCGGGAGTGGGAATGTCCAATCTGAGCGATGCGCTTCAGTTGAAGTCGGCTCACAGCCAGCTTCCAGTCACTGCATACTTCGATGAGGCGCTGCTCCAGCGCGAGATCGAAACCCTCTTCAAGAAAGGACCTCGTTACGTCGGGCACGAGTTGATGGTGCCCGAGGCGGGGGATTATTTTGCGCTGCCGTCCGAGAAGGAAGGCCGCGTGCTGGTCCGCAACCAGGCGAACCAGATCGAACTGCTGTCGAACGTCTGCCGCCACCGGCAGGCGATCATGCTCAACGGGCGCGGCCACACGCAGAACATCGTGTGCCCGCTGCACCGCTGGACGTACGATCTGGAAGGCGAGTTGCTCGGCGCGCCGCACTTCCCCGACAAGCCGTGCCTGAACCTCGGCAAGAGCCCGCTGCAGAACTGGCAGGGGCTGCTGTTCGAGGCCGAAGGCCGGAATGTCGCGCGCGACCTCGCCAACCTCGGCACGAAGCATCACTTCGACTTCTCCGAGTACCACTTCGATCACGTCGAAGTGCACGAGTGCGACTACAACTGGAAGACGTTCATCGAGGTCTACCTCGAGGATTACCACGTCGTCCCGTTCCATCCGGGCCTCGGCAGCTTCGTGTCGTGCGACGACCTCAAGTGGGAGTTCGGCGACTGGTACAGCGTGCAGACGGTCGGCGTGCACAACGCCCTCGCGAAACCGGGCAGCGCGACTTACCAGAAATGGCACGAGCAGGTGCTGAAGTTCCGCAACGGCGTGCCGCCGGAGTTCGGCGCGATCTGGATGGTCTACTACCCGGGTCTGATGATCGAGTGGTATCCGCACGTGCTCGTCGTGTCGTGGCTGATTCCGCAAGGCCCGCAGAAGACGACCAACATCGTCGAGTTCTATTACCCCGAGGAAATCGCGCTGTTCGAACGCGAATTCGTCGAGGCGGAACGCGCCGCCTATATGGAAACGGCCGTCGAGGACGACGAGATCGCGATGCGAATGGACGCAGGCCGCCGTGCGCTGATGGCACGCGGCGAATCGCAGGTCGGCCCGTACCAGAGCCCGATGGAAGACGGCATGCAGCACTTCCACGAGTTCCTGCGCCGCCACCTCGGCGACATCTGACAACCGGTGCGGCGCTTTGACGCTGCATGGCATCCGGCAGACGAAAAGACGGGCTTCGGCCCGTCTTTTTTTGTTTAGACTTGGAATGTCAGGCCATTCGCACTCCAGGGAGCCGTCATGCCACACACTCACTACACCACGCTCATCTCCGCCGCCAATCTCGCCGAGCGCCTGGCGGCGGCGCCCGGCAGCGTCGCGCTGTTCGACTGCCGCTTCGATCTCGTCGATCCCGCTGCCGGCGAAGCCGCGTACGCGGCCGGTCATATCCCCGGCGCCCAATACCTCCATCTCGACCGCGACCTGTCGGGCCGCAAGACGGGCACCAACGGCCGCCACCCGCTGCCGACCCGCGACGCACTCGCCACGCTGCTCGCGAGCCGCGGCCTCAAGCAGGGCCAACAGGTCGTCGCATACGACGCACAAGGCGGCGCCTATGCGGCGCGCCTGTGGTGGCTGCTGCGCTGGCTGGGCCACGATTCGGTTGCCGTGCTCGACGGCGGCCTGCAAGCCTGGGAAGCAGCTGGCCAGCCGCTGGCAACCGACGTATCGCATCCGGCCGCCGGCGATTTCCGCGCGGCTGCGCCGCTCGAATCGACGGTCGACGCGGCAGCCGTGCTCGCCAATGTGAACGCACCCACGCGCGTCGTGATCGATGCGCGCGCACCCGATCGCTACCGTGGAGAAAACGAAACGATCGATCGTGTGGGCGGCCACATCCCCGGCGCGCGCAACCGCTTCTTCAAGGACAACCTGACCGCCGACGGCCGCTTCAAGACCG
This window of the Burkholderia lata genome carries:
- a CDS encoding aromatic ring-hydroxylating oxygenase subunit alpha translates to MSNLSDALQLKSAHSQLPVTAYFDEALLQREIETLFKKGPRYVGHELMVPEAGDYFALPSEKEGRVLVRNQANQIELLSNVCRHRQAIMLNGRGHTQNIVCPLHRWTYDLEGELLGAPHFPDKPCLNLGKSPLQNWQGLLFEAEGRNVARDLANLGTKHHFDFSEYHFDHVEVHECDYNWKTFIEVYLEDYHVVPFHPGLGSFVSCDDLKWEFGDWYSVQTVGVHNALAKPGSATYQKWHEQVLKFRNGVPPEFGAIWMVYYPGLMIEWYPHVLVVSWLIPQGPQKTTNIVEFYYPEEIALFEREFVEAERAAYMETAVEDDEIAMRMDAGRRALMARGESQVGPYQSPMEDGMQHFHEFLRRHLGDI
- a CDS encoding sulfurtransferase, giving the protein MPHTHYTTLISAANLAERLAAAPGSVALFDCRFDLVDPAAGEAAYAAGHIPGAQYLHLDRDLSGRKTGTNGRHPLPTRDALATLLASRGLKQGQQVVAYDAQGGAYAARLWWLLRWLGHDSVAVLDGGLQAWEAAGQPLATDVSHPAAGDFRAAAPLESTVDAAAVLANVNAPTRVVIDARAPDRYRGENETIDRVGGHIPGARNRFFKDNLTADGRFKTGHELREAFSAVLAGTEPNRVILQCGSGVTACHNALALEVAGLHGASLYPGSWSEWSADPSRPIATGPTP